A genomic stretch from Candidatus Zixiibacteriota bacterium includes:
- a CDS encoding efflux RND transporter periplasmic adaptor subunit, producing the protein MSRILNNNRLLVLLFIAVIGLLLGSVSVTGGGEDDHEHEDTLAQEQDKHEGHDHDDVAHENDGHDHDTDDAKHPDEQTATDAHAGHDHEDELTVELSPEAVKLAGISISTVGRGRIEQCIELPGEVGFNEDRVVHIAPRFAGIALKANYRIGDHVSFGDVVAVVESNESMSAYSIKAPMSGWVISRHVTAGEFVSEENSIYVIADLSTVWVNLAVYPKDAHRIRKGQVVEIDAVGSSIRATGKIEYISPIMDLRTRSLTARVVLSNMDKVWRPGAFVQAMIATEGGDEGLVVDKGAVQFLEGQSVVFVVDGTNRFRPIDVVTGAGNARQIRILHGLKDGAKYVSGGAFELKAKIVTSNMDAHAGHSH; encoded by the coding sequence ATGTCACGAATACTCAACAACAATCGGCTCCTGGTCTTACTGTTCATTGCCGTAATCGGCCTTCTTCTGGGCTCGGTGTCGGTTACCGGTGGTGGCGAGGATGATCACGAACACGAAGACACCCTCGCCCAAGAGCAAGACAAGCACGAGGGTCACGACCACGACGATGTTGCTCATGAAAACGATGGTCACGACCATGACACCGATGACGCGAAGCACCCTGATGAGCAAACGGCCACCGATGCACACGCCGGCCACGACCACGAGGATGAACTTACGGTCGAGCTGTCACCCGAAGCTGTTAAACTTGCCGGTATTTCTATATCGACCGTGGGCCGTGGTCGGATTGAACAGTGTATCGAACTGCCGGGTGAGGTCGGTTTCAACGAAGACAGAGTAGTTCATATAGCGCCGCGCTTTGCCGGAATCGCCCTGAAGGCCAACTACCGGATCGGCGATCATGTCTCGTTCGGAGATGTCGTCGCAGTGGTCGAAAGTAACGAGAGCATGAGTGCGTACTCGATCAAGGCTCCTATGTCAGGTTGGGTGATTTCGCGCCATGTAACGGCCGGAGAATTCGTCTCGGAGGAGAACAGCATCTATGTAATCGCCGATTTGTCAACGGTCTGGGTAAATCTGGCCGTCTATCCGAAAGATGCCCACCGCATAAGGAAAGGTCAGGTGGTCGAGATTGATGCGGTCGGATCAAGCATTCGGGCGACAGGGAAAATCGAGTACATTTCGCCAATCATGGATCTTCGCACGCGCAGCCTGACAGCCAGGGTTGTACTGTCCAATATGGACAAGGTCTGGAGACCGGGGGCTTTTGTTCAAGCCATGATCGCTACCGAAGGGGGTGATGAAGGACTGGTGGTGGATAAGGGCGCGGTCCAATTCCTTGAGGGCCAGAGTGTCGTGTTTGTCGTCGACGGAACCAACAGGTTTCGACCGATCGATGTTGTTACGGGCGCCGGCAATGCTCGCCAGATAAGAATTCTTCACGGCCTGAAAGACGGCGCTAAGTATGTCTCAGGCGGCGCTTTCGAGTTGAAGGCAAAGATCGTGACGAGCAATATGGATGCTCACGCCGGACACTCGCACTAG
- a CDS encoding CusA/CzcA family heavy metal efflux RND transporter: MKSFFELILKNRLLIVVLLICVTALGLYQSKNLPTDAFPDISPVMVPLFAEAHGMAPEEVERLITFPIESAMNGLPGVREIKSTSAFGMTVIYVYFDDDVDVYFARQIVAERLSQAAAELPDLHEPPGLGPISTGLGEVYMYYLTADSTVDTDGKPLDAYLREVNDWVIKYQLQTIPGVTSILSMGGHILQYQITVDPYALNKYDLGFEDIVQVVTNNNSNAGGQFLVLGSEEYLVRGVGLVETLDDLRNMQLKVVNGTPVRLGDVSEVGYGREIRRGVVSLNGEEEVVGGIVMKLFGTNTSDVITGLNQKIPKVQQSLPPGVRLVPYYNQSALVSNAVYTVRNALLQGAFLVVLVLALFLGNARSALVVALALPVCAVIAAIFMRTADMSANLMSLGGIAIAIGMLGDASIVIVENIYRLLGDEANQNKSKTEIIVAACAEVAKPIFFSVSIIIIVFLPLFTLEGVEGKMFSPMAFTITFALLGSLVAALVFSPVLSSLLFTKSKRREFILVRAVKAVYRPLLGFVLRIKAVVLVATLLSFAGTLYLLSHLGTEFIPTLEEGALQINVGMAPSISLVKATETIQKIERIVMEFDGVEQTIGKIGRPEAGSHPHPINASHLQIMLKPQEEWQEYESKEELVEALNKKLSEYPGIQTVFSQPIQSMFDELLSGVKTQLAIKVFGEDLTVLRNTAEQIKEVITPVEGLVDLSAEQSFGQPQVQIVANREACARYGVNISEILEIVEHAVGGEEVSQVYLNMRRFGIYVRYAEKYRNDPEAIKNLLVHTSEGVLIPLAQVADVETVIGPIQINRENNQRRWIVSGNVRGRDMGGVVADIKRLVDQNIQLPPGYFLEYGGQFENQERAMKRLSIIVPVTFLLIFLLLYMSFGTLRSATLIFVNVPLALIGGVLGLYITGEYLSVPASVGFIALFGIAVQNGLVLVSCINQLRDEGMPTVEAITQACLLRLRPVLMTALTTILGLVPLLLSHGMGSEVQRPLAVVVVFGLLSSTFLTLVLIPVLYEWFAPRRAIETM, translated from the coding sequence ATGAAAAGTTTTTTTGAACTGATCCTGAAGAACCGTCTACTGATAGTCGTCCTGCTGATTTGTGTAACAGCCTTGGGGCTCTACCAATCGAAAAACCTGCCGACCGACGCATTTCCCGACATTTCGCCGGTGATGGTGCCGCTCTTCGCCGAGGCACACGGCATGGCGCCTGAGGAAGTGGAGCGCTTGATTACATTCCCTATCGAATCGGCCATGAACGGTCTACCCGGCGTGCGGGAGATCAAGTCGACTTCCGCTTTCGGCATGACGGTGATCTATGTCTATTTCGATGACGACGTTGATGTTTACTTTGCCCGCCAGATTGTTGCAGAACGATTGAGCCAGGCAGCCGCCGAACTACCCGACTTGCATGAACCACCCGGCCTGGGGCCGATCTCGACCGGCCTCGGCGAGGTCTACATGTACTATCTCACGGCCGACAGTACTGTCGACACCGATGGCAAACCCCTGGATGCATACCTGCGCGAAGTCAATGACTGGGTAATCAAATACCAACTTCAGACAATCCCGGGTGTTACCAGTATTCTGTCCATGGGCGGTCACATTCTGCAATACCAGATAACCGTCGATCCATACGCGCTCAACAAATATGATCTTGGTTTTGAAGATATCGTCCAGGTGGTGACCAACAACAACAGCAACGCCGGCGGGCAGTTTCTGGTCCTGGGCTCTGAGGAGTATCTGGTAAGAGGGGTAGGTCTGGTTGAGACGTTGGACGATCTCAGGAACATGCAGCTCAAAGTGGTAAACGGTACACCCGTTCGATTGGGTGATGTGTCCGAGGTCGGCTACGGGCGCGAGATTCGCCGCGGCGTTGTCTCCCTAAACGGTGAGGAGGAAGTGGTTGGCGGTATCGTAATGAAGCTTTTTGGCACCAATACCTCCGATGTTATAACCGGGCTAAACCAAAAAATTCCCAAAGTACAGCAATCATTGCCACCGGGAGTGCGACTGGTTCCTTACTATAATCAAAGTGCGTTGGTCAGCAACGCCGTCTACACGGTGCGTAATGCGTTATTGCAGGGCGCCTTTCTCGTCGTATTGGTATTGGCCCTGTTCCTGGGAAACGCCAGGAGCGCTCTTGTTGTCGCGCTGGCTCTGCCGGTCTGCGCGGTGATTGCCGCTATCTTTATGAGAACGGCCGATATGTCGGCCAATCTTATGTCGCTGGGGGGAATAGCCATCGCAATTGGGATGTTGGGAGACGCCTCAATCGTCATTGTCGAGAATATATATCGGCTGCTTGGAGATGAAGCCAACCAAAACAAAAGCAAGACGGAGATCATCGTCGCGGCCTGCGCCGAAGTTGCCAAACCAATATTCTTCTCCGTCTCGATCATCATCATTGTCTTCCTGCCCCTGTTCACGCTTGAGGGTGTTGAGGGCAAGATGTTCTCACCAATGGCCTTTACCATCACTTTCGCGCTTTTGGGATCTCTGGTAGCCGCTTTGGTTTTTTCGCCGGTATTGTCTTCACTACTGTTCACCAAGAGTAAGAGAAGAGAGTTCATTCTTGTGAGGGCGGTTAAAGCCGTCTACCGACCGCTCCTCGGTTTCGTGTTGCGAATCAAGGCGGTTGTTCTGGTGGCAACGCTGTTGTCGTTTGCCGGGACCCTTTACCTGTTGTCACATCTGGGCACAGAGTTCATCCCAACACTTGAGGAGGGCGCCCTTCAGATCAACGTAGGCATGGCGCCCTCTATCTCGCTGGTGAAAGCGACCGAGACCATCCAAAAAATCGAGAGAATTGTCATGGAGTTCGATGGTGTAGAGCAAACGATCGGTAAAATCGGTCGACCGGAGGCGGGCAGCCACCCGCATCCGATCAACGCTTCGCACCTTCAAATCATGCTCAAACCTCAGGAAGAGTGGCAAGAGTACGAGTCCAAAGAGGAACTTGTTGAGGCTCTGAATAAGAAACTGTCGGAATATCCGGGCATTCAAACAGTCTTCTCGCAGCCAATTCAAAGCATGTTCGACGAGTTGCTTTCCGGCGTTAAGACTCAGTTGGCCATCAAGGTCTTTGGCGAGGACCTCACCGTTCTTCGCAACACAGCCGAGCAGATCAAAGAAGTCATCACGCCTGTGGAAGGTTTGGTCGATCTCAGCGCCGAGCAGAGTTTTGGTCAGCCACAGGTGCAGATTGTGGCCAATCGTGAAGCGTGCGCGCGTTACGGTGTCAACATTTCAGAGATTCTCGAGATCGTGGAACACGCGGTTGGTGGTGAAGAAGTTTCACAGGTCTATCTGAACATGCGACGGTTTGGCATCTATGTCCGATACGCCGAAAAGTACCGCAACGACCCCGAGGCGATCAAGAATCTGCTGGTACATACATCCGAAGGAGTACTGATACCACTGGCCCAGGTGGCCGATGTGGAGACGGTGATCGGTCCTATCCAAATCAACCGCGAAAACAACCAGCGAAGATGGATCGTCTCCGGCAACGTTCGCGGTCGTGACATGGGCGGTGTGGTCGCCGATATCAAGAGACTGGTCGATCAAAATATCCAACTACCGCCCGGCTACTTCCTGGAATACGGCGGACAGTTTGAAAACCAGGAGCGGGCCATGAAAAGATTGAGCATCATTGTCCCGGTTACATTCCTGTTGATTTTCCTTCTCTTGTACATGTCGTTCGGAACTCTTCGCAGTGCGACGCTGATTTTCGTGAACGTCCCGCTTGCCCTCATCGGTGGCGTCCTGGGGCTGTACATAACCGGCGAGTATCTATCGGTACCGGCCTCGGTTGGGTTCATCGCGTTATTCGGGATTGCCGTCCAGAATGGATTGGTGCTGGTGTCTTGCATCAACCAACTGCGCGATGAGGGAATGCCGACCGTCGAGGCGATCACGCAGGCCTGCCTGCTCAGGTTACGACCGGTCTTGATGACCGCCCTGACGACAATCCTGGGACTGGTGCCGCTGCTTCTGTCGCACGGTATGGGATCGGAGGTTCAGCGACCGTTGGCCGTAGTGGTTGTCTTTGGGTTGCTGTCGTCGACTTTTCTGACGCTGGTTCTGATACCGGTGTTGTACGAATGGTTCGCACCCAGACGGGCGATAGAGACAATGTGA